A section of the Alkalihalobacillus sp. LMS39 genome encodes:
- a CDS encoding peptidase M3A and M3B thimet/oligopeptidase F, whose translation MMSVSDFLKAQNEQISFLYQSVLTCHWMAATTGDKEWSDKHERELSNYYKYFSNKQSFELVQYYLSQKEITSLERRQLEDLFYKMVKNQISLEKIKQGLALEKKISERFTNFRPTFHNKETTNHEILDILKHSLNEEERKEAWLASKQIGKVIEPWIHELIKVRNEQAKELGFENYYEMCFNTQELDIDEVFHLFEQLLQLSEDSYQKVKFEIDEERAILFQLQKENLRPWHYVDPFFQEAPSIENQNMDAPYKEKDIVAIVTNTFTQMGFQIEDIVKRSDLYPRKNKNPFGFCTDADRNGDIRVFANIDESAFWTSVLLHEMGHAVYFQHINNELPFLLRFHAHTLTTEASAMFFGRLNKTREWQRLFLHENEEQMKSSEKMLQRQMLVSARWIILFTFFERQLYENPTQNVNKLWWKLVKDIQGINPPEETDYPDWAAKMHFSLAPVSYQDYLLGELTASQLSHYIQTHISENIYQNEVGAFFIEKFFKPGLSMHWNDVIRSATGERLTPRYFVDEFMNNSRKGDS comes from the coding sequence ATGATGAGTGTAAGCGATTTCTTGAAGGCGCAAAACGAACAAATCTCTTTCTTATATCAGTCTGTTTTAACATGCCATTGGATGGCAGCTACGACAGGTGACAAGGAGTGGAGCGATAAACATGAAAGAGAGTTATCGAATTACTATAAATACTTTTCTAACAAACAATCATTCGAACTTGTTCAATATTACTTAAGTCAAAAGGAAATAACTAGTCTAGAACGCCGGCAACTTGAAGATTTGTTTTATAAGATGGTAAAAAACCAAATCTCACTCGAAAAAATCAAACAAGGGTTAGCACTAGAGAAAAAAATATCAGAACGGTTTACAAATTTCCGACCGACATTTCATAATAAGGAAACAACGAATCATGAAATTCTTGATATATTAAAACATAGCCTTAATGAAGAAGAACGGAAAGAAGCTTGGCTTGCAAGTAAACAAATTGGAAAAGTCATTGAGCCATGGATTCATGAACTTATCAAGGTTAGAAATGAGCAGGCTAAGGAACTTGGGTTTGAAAATTATTACGAAATGTGTTTCAATACCCAAGAATTGGATATAGATGAAGTGTTTCATTTATTTGAGCAATTACTTCAGTTATCTGAGGATTCATATCAAAAGGTGAAGTTTGAAATTGATGAAGAAAGAGCAATATTATTTCAACTTCAAAAAGAAAATCTTCGCCCTTGGCATTATGTTGACCCTTTTTTTCAAGAAGCACCTTCAATAGAAAATCAGAACATGGATGCCCCGTATAAAGAAAAAGATATTGTCGCTATCGTAACGAATACCTTTACACAAATGGGATTTCAAATTGAAGACATTGTAAAGCGAAGTGACTTATATCCTCGAAAAAATAAAAACCCATTCGGATTTTGTACTGATGCAGATCGAAATGGAGATATTCGTGTTTTTGCTAATATAGACGAAAGTGCATTTTGGACTTCTGTTCTTCTACATGAAATGGGTCATGCTGTTTATTTTCAGCATATTAATAATGAATTACCCTTCCTTTTACGCTTTCATGCCCACACATTAACAACAGAAGCAAGTGCGATGTTCTTTGGAAGATTAAATAAAACGAGAGAATGGCAACGTTTATTTTTACATGAAAATGAAGAACAAATGAAGTCGAGTGAAAAAATGCTGCAAAGACAAATGCTTGTTTCAGCAAGGTGGATTATTTTGTTTACATTTTTTGAACGGCAATTATATGAAAACCCAACCCAAAATGTAAATAAATTGTGGTGGAAGCTTGTTAAGGATATCCAAGGGATAAACCCGCCAGAAGAAACAGATTATCCGGACTGGGCTGCAAAAATGCATTTTTCGTTAGCACCTGTTTCCTATCAAGATTATTTGTTAGGAGAGCTTACGGCATCACAACTTTCCCATTATATTCAAACCCATATATCTGAAAATATATATCAAAATGAAGTCGGTGCTTTTTTTATTGAGAAATTTTTTAAACCTGGATTATCGATGCACTGGAATGATGTAATCCGATCAGCCACAGGGGAGCGGTTAACTCCACGTTATTTTGTTGATGAGTTTATGAATAATAGTAGGAAAGGGGATTCTTAA
- a CDS encoding ATP-binding protein codes for MIDDTSKHKIASKLDVTSQLGIKSFLGVPIVLKNGEVYGTLCAISTAYYSFKQKDIDLLYSMASFLAYFIELEHTENLYRQLVEKSPDGIIVEKEGELVYANPATFTLLNKPKNKDLTGEKLSNLIINEDTPRFTSKSKDREKTSLFEEKRLIQDSGGHLSVETIKEPLCYKGEPATQIMVRDISYRKYIEEMINQSEKLSLAGQLAASVAHEIRNPLTGIKGFIQLLKASATENHSYYDIIMSEVENIREIVNEFLYLAKPEIPVVTQYNLVTLLHEVIVLLQAQATAQKITIRTTYSPNLPSVLCESNQIKQVFMNIIKNAIEVMTEGGQIHIHVEQENEMVKATVSDEGRGIPKERLERLGEPFYTTKEKGTGLGLMVAKKIIQEHQGKLLFESVINRGTKVTMLLPIK; via the coding sequence ATGATTGATGATACATCAAAACATAAAATCGCAAGTAAGTTAGATGTAACCTCACAATTAGGAATTAAAAGTTTCCTAGGAGTACCTATTGTTTTAAAAAATGGTGAAGTGTACGGAACGTTATGCGCGATTTCTACAGCTTACTATTCGTTTAAACAAAAGGATATCGATTTACTGTATTCAATGGCTTCTTTTTTAGCGTATTTTATTGAATTAGAGCATACAGAAAACTTATATCGACAACTCGTTGAAAAATCACCCGATGGTATCATTGTTGAAAAAGAGGGAGAGCTTGTTTACGCAAATCCAGCAACATTTACTCTTCTTAATAAACCTAAAAATAAGGATTTAACTGGTGAAAAACTATCAAATTTAATCATAAATGAAGATACACCACGTTTTACAAGTAAGAGTAAGGATAGAGAAAAAACGAGTTTGTTTGAAGAAAAACGATTAATCCAAGACAGTGGTGGACACTTAAGTGTAGAAACGATTAAAGAGCCCCTTTGTTATAAAGGGGAACCAGCAACCCAAATTATGGTGCGAGATATTTCATATCGTAAATATATTGAAGAAATGATTAACCAATCTGAAAAACTATCATTAGCTGGTCAACTTGCCGCGAGTGTCGCTCATGAAATAAGAAATCCGCTAACAGGGATTAAGGGATTTATACAATTATTAAAGGCGTCTGCAACAGAAAACCATAGTTACTACGATATCATTATGTCAGAAGTTGAAAATATTCGTGAAATCGTTAACGAGTTTCTTTATTTGGCTAAGCCTGAAATTCCTGTTGTGACTCAATATAATCTTGTTACATTGCTACATGAAGTGATTGTATTACTTCAAGCGCAAGCAACCGCTCAGAAAATTACAATTCGTACAACATATAGTCCAAACCTACCTTCAGTCTTATGCGAAAGTAATCAAATCAAACAAGTGTTTATGAATATAATCAAAAATGCAATTGAAGTCATGACAGAAGGTGGTCAAATACACATTCATGTTGAGCAAGAAAATGAGATGGTAAAAGCTACAGTTTCAGATGAAGGTCGAGGCATTCCGAAAGAACGACTCGAACGATTAGGAGAACCTTTTTATACGACAAAAGAAAAAGGCACTGGTCTCGGACTTATGGTAGCAAAAAAAATTATACAAGAGCACCAAGGGAAACTATTATTTGAGAGTGTTATTAATAGAGGAACAAAAGTTACGATGCTCTTGCCGATTAAGTAG
- a CDS encoding carbon-nitrogen hydrolase family protein, protein MRIGLAQVPFSVRPQEGLQNVISMVEEASNRGCDIVCFPESIIPGLRGVGYDVVPYDHQFQKEALMKVQKTAKIKNTAIILPIEWQKENKLHIIAVVISKNGEILGYQTKNQIDPDEDQFGYVPGSGRQIFEIQGVRFGIVICHEGWRYPETVRFAAVNGASIIFHPQFTNDVENPSFYENAMVCRSLENNVYFASVNYALPNQQVSTTLISPTGKCLAKAQREQNELIVFDIDPRKATRLLATRFNEHLIKKETSTDL, encoded by the coding sequence ATGAGGATAGGGTTAGCGCAAGTTCCATTTTCGGTACGTCCGCAGGAAGGGTTACAAAATGTTATTTCAATGGTAGAAGAGGCCTCCAATAGGGGGTGCGATATTGTTTGTTTCCCAGAATCTATTATACCAGGGCTACGTGGAGTTGGTTATGATGTAGTTCCGTATGATCATCAATTTCAAAAGGAAGCTTTAATGAAAGTACAAAAAACTGCGAAAATAAAAAACACGGCAATCATTTTGCCGATAGAATGGCAAAAGGAAAATAAGTTACATATAATTGCGGTTGTGATTTCAAAAAATGGCGAAATTCTTGGCTACCAAACTAAAAATCAAATTGACCCAGACGAAGATCAATTTGGTTATGTACCTGGAAGTGGCCGACAAATATTTGAGATTCAAGGTGTAAGGTTTGGAATCGTCATTTGTCATGAAGGGTGGAGGTATCCAGAAACCGTTCGTTTTGCTGCAGTAAATGGGGCTTCTATTATATTTCATCCTCAATTTACAAATGATGTTGAGAATCCAAGTTTTTATGAAAATGCAATGGTTTGTCGAAGTTTAGAAAATAATGTTTATTTTGCTAGTGTGAATTATGCACTTCCTAATCAACAAGTAAGCACAACACTGATTTCTCCAACAGGCAAATGCTTAGCTAAAGCACAGCGAGAACAAAATGAATTGATTGTATTTGACATCGATCCTAGGAAAGCAACTAGGTTATTAGCAACTCGATTTAACGAACATTTAATAAAAAAAGAAACAAGTACTGACTTGTAA
- a CDS encoding DUF4129 domain-containing protein, which produces METEAREKLEEILRQTEYTAYYDQTESFIESIWARIEAWIVEMLIKLFPSLEPTGSVAQLAVIVIVVVFVVILCISLFFIGRNVQRRRKFRSAKPYQSANEFKWTYREHKEAAKQFENESKYNEATRHLFFALLLFYHETKRLHAKIWKTNWEYYDELQKGDSSDAVLFFNLALLFEKVTYGEGSVEKEEYDSYQYEVNQKIEMHNRNLAKEE; this is translated from the coding sequence ATGGAAACAGAGGCAAGAGAAAAACTGGAAGAAATTTTAAGGCAAACCGAGTATACGGCGTACTATGACCAAACAGAATCATTCATTGAATCGATCTGGGCAAGAATAGAAGCTTGGATTGTTGAAATGCTAATCAAACTCTTTCCTTCGCTTGAACCAACAGGAAGTGTTGCCCAACTAGCTGTTATTGTTATTGTCGTTGTATTTGTTGTTATTTTATGTATTTCCTTATTTTTTATTGGACGAAATGTGCAACGACGACGTAAGTTTCGTTCAGCCAAACCATATCAGTCCGCTAATGAATTTAAATGGACATATAGAGAACATAAAGAAGCTGCCAAACAATTTGAAAACGAGTCTAAATATAATGAAGCAACAAGACATTTATTTTTTGCGTTACTGCTATTTTATCATGAGACAAAACGGTTACATGCAAAAATCTGGAAGACAAATTGGGAATATTATGATGAATTGCAAAAAGGAGATTCGAGTGATGCCGTTTTGTTTTTTAATTTGGCATTGTTATTTGAGAAGGTGACATATGGTGAAGGCTCAGTCGAGAAAGAAGAATATGATTCGTATCAATACGAAGTGAACCAAAAAATAGAGATGCATAATAGAAACTTAGCGAAGGAGGAATGA
- a CDS encoding DUF4350 domain-containing protein, with translation MNSSKFTKKSWLWISVLLLLFLLFGSLISSKQQQLIEYPRYVSESSSPTGVKAWFTYLQKEEIQVERWTHLPSYLPKNDEHQVLFMIEPFFIPTSTEMQDYINFMEEGNTIILFHENPRGMFDLQVEYVDSGFRLDQTITSVHGNQYEGNVWSNVRLLPKEEDQMLFHDDFGVVALKRLYGEGSLLVLNTPQWVTNEHILTQQHLSLLFSFLQLDEYTAVLFDEYIHGAHKETIWTVYPTWFLLLLAQGAVITLMWLWYKGKRFGPIVTRREEYVRFSDEGIRALAAWYHRGQLYREALVISADYVKVKMQERWGLPYSKAWVDCNNTLEKKWNGLSKDEIHSFTSRIQDVLRKENISKQEFLFWTKKIEQLRKEVEEG, from the coding sequence TTGAACAGTTCTAAATTTACAAAAAAGAGTTGGTTGTGGATCTCTGTTTTGCTTCTTTTGTTTTTGTTGTTTGGTTCCTTGATTAGTTCAAAACAGCAACAGCTTATTGAATATCCACGATATGTTTCTGAATCATCTTCTCCAACAGGTGTGAAAGCATGGTTTACCTATTTACAAAAAGAAGAGATTCAAGTCGAAAGATGGACTCACTTACCGTCTTATCTTCCAAAGAATGACGAACATCAAGTTTTGTTTATGATTGAACCTTTTTTTATACCAACAAGTACTGAGATGCAAGATTACATAAATTTTATGGAGGAAGGAAATACAATCATCTTGTTCCATGAAAATCCTAGAGGAATGTTTGATTTACAAGTTGAGTATGTTGACTCGGGATTTAGATTGGATCAGACGATAACCTCAGTACATGGAAATCAATATGAAGGAAATGTATGGTCTAACGTCCGACTTCTTCCTAAAGAAGAAGACCAAATGTTGTTTCATGATGATTTTGGTGTTGTTGCGCTCAAGCGGTTATATGGTGAAGGATCATTACTTGTATTGAACACACCACAATGGGTTACGAATGAACACATTTTAACTCAACAGCATCTTTCCTTGTTGTTTTCGTTCCTTCAACTTGATGAATATACAGCAGTATTATTTGATGAATATATTCATGGTGCTCATAAAGAAACTATTTGGACCGTGTATCCGACGTGGTTTTTACTATTGCTTGCTCAAGGAGCCGTCATCACGTTAATGTGGCTTTGGTATAAAGGAAAACGTTTCGGTCCGATTGTTACCCGGCGTGAAGAATATGTTCGATTCAGTGATGAAGGAATTCGTGCTTTAGCAGCATGGTATCACCGCGGTCAGCTTTATCGAGAAGCACTAGTCATTTCTGCTGATTATGTAAAAGTAAAAATGCAAGAGCGGTGGGGGCTTCCTTATAGTAAAGCGTGGGTTGACTGTAACAATACGCTTGAAAAAAAGTGGAATGGCTTGTCAAAAGATGAGATTCATTCATTTACGAGTCGAATTCAGGATGTACTACGAAAAGAAAACATAAGCAAACAAGAATTTCTTTTCTGGACGAAAAAGATTGAACAATTGCGAAAAGAGGTGGAAGAAGGATGA
- a CDS encoding YitT family protein encodes MYNQMRQYGVMILGTLMIALCFTLFLIPNEIASGGLPGASLVISSVIEVETSIVLWIISIGILLGSRLFLSWGVVVKSVIGSLLVPFFVNITYHVTPLTSDPLLAAIYGGLGIGVGLGIILRSQGNIGGFTLIAIILHKYKQVKPSTTILVLDSIVIVSAGLIYSPEKALYALLGIFLMRKTMDFILQTKASKMAYIISSVEYENTIKDAVLYELDRGLTKISGQGGYSTNERIIMMTVLHPTKANQLKAMIQSIDPSAFIIFCDATEVVGEGFTEAVQRTQQPRTQNQLATQQS; translated from the coding sequence ATGTATAATCAAATGAGACAATATGGGGTTATGATTCTAGGAACACTTATGATTGCGTTATGCTTTACCTTGTTTTTAATTCCGAATGAAATTGCATCTGGAGGTTTGCCGGGTGCATCGTTAGTTATAAGTTCAGTCATTGAAGTAGAAACATCCATTGTTCTATGGATTATTTCAATTGGTATTTTACTTGGAAGTCGGTTGTTTTTAAGTTGGGGTGTTGTCGTTAAGTCAGTCATCGGCTCATTGTTGGTTCCATTTTTTGTGAATATTACGTATCACGTGACACCATTAACGTCTGATCCATTGTTAGCTGCCATTTATGGAGGGTTAGGGATTGGAGTTGGGTTAGGAATCATTTTACGGTCTCAAGGAAACATCGGCGGATTCACATTAATTGCGATTATTTTGCATAAATATAAACAAGTTAAACCAAGCACGACAATTTTAGTGCTGGATTCGATCGTTATTGTTTCAGCAGGGCTGATTTATTCACCAGAAAAAGCACTGTATGCTTTACTTGGAATTTTTTTGATGCGAAAAACGATGGATTTTATCTTGCAAACAAAAGCATCAAAAATGGCGTATATTATCTCGTCTGTTGAATATGAAAACACAATTAAAGATGCGGTATTGTATGAATTAGATCGTGGATTGACCAAAATCTCTGGTCAAGGCGGGTATAGTACTAATGAACGGATTATTATGATGACAGTTTTACACCCAACAAAAGCGAATCAATTAAAAGCTATGATCCAATCAATTGACCCATCTGCTTTTATCATTTTTTGTGATGCAACAGAAGTTGTGGGAGAAGGCTTTACAGAAGCAGTACAACGGACACAACAACCTCGAACCCAAAATCAATTAGCTACCCAACAAAGCTAA